In Bacteroidota bacterium, a single window of DNA contains:
- a CDS encoding N-acetylmannosamine-6-phosphate 2-epimerase codes for MGSQIERLKNGVIVLCHAEGDEPFNFPDYIAAFAKAAEMGGAAGIRVQGFENIKSVRAAVKLPVIGISRGSYEDGWALITPDVSDVEGLIHAGADIIAMDVTQRVRPNGMDGFEFLELVRKRYRIPVIADVSTYIEGVRAAELGADMIATTLSGYTQYTEDRADDFPDFNLIERLTAEVHAPVIAEGRIWSPSEAAHALKCGAYAVVVGSAITRPKVITQRFVEVLKNVRREGSQ; via the coding sequence ATGGGAAGCCAGATCGAAAGACTCAAAAATGGAGTTATTGTTTTGTGCCATGCAGAAGGGGACGAGCCGTTCAATTTTCCCGATTATATCGCAGCGTTTGCGAAGGCGGCAGAAATGGGAGGAGCGGCCGGCATCCGCGTCCAGGGTTTCGAGAATATCAAGTCTGTTCGTGCTGCCGTCAAGCTCCCGGTCATCGGTATTTCGCGCGGGAGTTATGAGGACGGGTGGGCGCTCATTACTCCCGATGTTTCGGACGTTGAGGGGCTCATTCACGCCGGCGCCGATATCATTGCGATGGACGTCACGCAGCGCGTTCGTCCGAACGGGATGGACGGATTTGAATTTCTCGAACTGGTCCGCAAGCGATATCGAATCCCCGTCATCGCAGACGTCTCCACATATATTGAAGGCGTCAGAGCCGCGGAATTGGGGGCGGATATGATCGCGACGACATTGTCCGGATATACGCAGTACACGGAAGACCGGGCCGACGACTTTCCCGATTTTAATTTGATCGAGCGGCTCACAGCTGAAGTCCATGCACCGGTCATCGCGGAAGGAAGGATCTGGAGTCCCAGCGAAGCTGCCCATGCCTTGAAGTGCGGCGCATATGCCGTGGTCGTCGGATCGGCGATCACCCGCCCGAAGGTTATCACCCAGCGATTTGTTGAAGTGTTGAAGAATGTAAGAAGAGAGGGATCACAATAA
- a CDS encoding YncE family protein, giving the protein MLNHFIAVFVVSITLLGCTKNGPVSSGEELPVSTTGVYVVNEGNFQKSNSSLSFYVPDSNKVYPDVFFAANGRPLGDVGNDMVIFENKGFIVVNNSNKVEVISLANNRSLGTMYVGSDSPYKLAILSDSKGYITNLYSGSVTSFNPTTYTVIKDGIKVGSNPQGIAIANGKVYVCNSGYGDDSTISVIDPGVDTVVQTITVAKQPTNIAVDADGNLVVACYGYVDYTNSANDTPGNITVIDPSRNSVVATIPLPLSAYGHPSGLAVSSRGYGFIIAQNGIAKFDTKAASIIVPVFIPKSPYCIAVDDVTEKIYLGDAKDYVQNGMLYSYDKNGLIGDSATVGIIPGVIVFKH; this is encoded by the coding sequence ATGCTCAACCATTTCATTGCCGTTTTCGTCGTTTCAATAACGCTGCTCGGGTGCACGAAGAATGGTCCTGTCTCTTCGGGTGAAGAACTCCCTGTATCGACAACCGGAGTCTATGTCGTCAATGAGGGAAATTTCCAGAAATCAAATTCGTCGCTTTCATTCTATGTCCCCGATTCCAACAAAGTGTACCCGGATGTTTTTTTTGCCGCGAACGGTCGCCCGCTCGGCGATGTCGGGAACGACATGGTCATATTTGAAAACAAGGGTTTCATCGTGGTCAATAATTCCAACAAGGTAGAGGTCATCTCGCTCGCGAACAATAGATCTCTCGGCACCATGTATGTCGGGAGCGACAGTCCGTACAAGCTGGCCATTCTGAGCGACAGTAAAGGATATATTACAAATCTATATTCCGGATCTGTCACATCGTTCAACCCGACGACGTACACGGTCATCAAGGACGGCATCAAAGTAGGCTCAAACCCTCAGGGGATCGCAATCGCGAACGGCAAAGTCTATGTATGTAATTCCGGGTACGGGGACGACAGCACGATTTCCGTGATCGATCCGGGGGTCGATACCGTGGTCCAGACCATTACCGTTGCGAAGCAGCCGACGAACATTGCGGTTGATGCGGACGGAAATCTGGTGGTGGCCTGCTACGGATACGTCGACTATACCAATTCCGCAAACGATACTCCGGGAAACATTACGGTGATCGATCCGAGCAGAAACTCCGTCGTTGCAACGATCCCCCTTCCGCTGTCGGCGTACGGTCATCCGAGCGGATTGGCTGTTTCGAGCCGCGGGTACGGTTTTATCATCGCGCAGAACGGTATCGCAAAGTTTGACACCAAAGCGGCGTCGATAATTGTTCCCGTCTTTATTCCAAAATCTCCTTATTGCATCGCCGTGGACGACGTAACCGAGAAGATCTATTTGGGGGACGCAAAAGACTATGTGCAAAACGGAATGCTTTATTCCTACGATAAAAACGGTCTCATAGGAGATTCGGCCACCGTCGGCATTATACCAGGCGTCATTGTCTTCAAACATTAG
- a CDS encoding transglycosylase SLT domain-containing protein: MGKLWINCFLILPTALYFGFGNSISSNSTKIAETERISASQGSDYNSAHFIQLYGPTIRKYSQKYGFDWRLVLAVMKTESRFSMKASSHRGAVGLMQIMPVTQSQIAEELGVNEGDFHAPHTNIRGGIYYLGKIYRSFEGKGITEENRIKLTLAAYNAGVGRITDARMMAKYMSDDPNEWESVKSSLSLLSRKYSSLHEHVWEAGRPTNGYYTQWQQTTGYVDRIMAYYKEYCKTIPKDV; this comes from the coding sequence ATGGGTAAGTTATGGATTAACTGTTTCCTGATTCTGCCTACAGCATTGTATTTTGGATTCGGAAACTCTATATCGTCTAATAGCACCAAAATCGCCGAAACGGAAAGGATTTCAGCTTCTCAGGGTTCCGACTATAACTCTGCACATTTCATACAGTTATACGGGCCTACGATTCGTAAATATTCACAGAAATACGGCTTTGATTGGCGGCTAGTTCTGGCAGTCATGAAGACCGAATCGAGATTTTCTATGAAGGCATCCAGTCATCGCGGCGCGGTTGGATTGATGCAGATTATGCCTGTCACGCAAAGCCAGATCGCTGAAGAACTCGGCGTCAATGAAGGAGATTTTCACGCCCCGCACACAAATATCAGAGGGGGAATCTACTATCTTGGTAAGATCTATCGGTCTTTCGAAGGGAAGGGGATTACCGAAGAGAATCGGATAAAATTGACTCTTGCTGCTTATAATGCCGGGGTTGGACGGATCACCGATGCCCGGATGATGGCAAAATACATGAGCGACGACCCGAATGAATGGGAGTCCGTGAAGTCTTCTCTTTCATTGTTGTCTAGAAAGTACTCGTCTCTTCATGAGCACGTCTGGGAAGCAGGGCGCCCGACGAACGGGTACTATACCCAATGGCAGCAAACGACTGGATATGTTGACCGAATAATGGCATATTACAAGGAGTATTGTAAGACTATTCCTAAAGATGTGTGA
- a CDS encoding arginine decarboxylase, pyruvoyl-dependent — protein sequence MVFVPTKMFFTKGVGRHKDYLQSFELALRNAGIEKCNLVSVSSIYPPKCKRVPPAEGIKLLEPGAVTFVVMARNATNEPNRLIASSIGVAQAADESQYGYLSEHHPYGETEEKAGEYAEDLAATMLATTLGLEFDPTLAWDEREKHFKMSGKILKTFNITQSAEGDKDGKWTTVVSIAVLLP from the coding sequence ATAGTGTTCGTTCCTACAAAAATGTTCTTCACCAAAGGCGTTGGTCGTCACAAAGACTACCTTCAGTCATTCGAGCTTGCCCTCAGGAATGCCGGCATTGAAAAATGCAACCTGGTGAGTGTGTCAAGCATTTACCCGCCCAAGTGCAAACGCGTTCCTCCGGCAGAGGGGATCAAGCTCCTTGAACCCGGTGCGGTGACGTTCGTTGTCATGGCACGCAACGCAACGAACGAACCGAATCGACTCATCGCTTCGTCGATCGGCGTCGCTCAGGCGGCGGATGAGTCGCAGTACGGCTATCTTTCGGAACATCATCCGTACGGGGAGACGGAAGAGAAGGCGGGAGAATACGCTGAGGACCTTGCGGCAACGATGCTGGCGACCACTCTCGGACTGGAATTCGATCCGACCTTGGCATGGGACGAACGGGAAAAGCATTTCAAGATGAGCGGGAAGATCTTAAAGACGTTCAACATTACGCAGTCCGCGGAGGGAGATAAAGACGGAAAGTGGACAACGGTCGTTTCAATTGCAGTATTGCTCCCCTAG
- a CDS encoding ABC transporter ATP-binding protein, whose product MIVLEKLTKRFGSFAAVDDLSLVVPQGEFFGFLGPNGAGKTTTIKMMTGLFTPTRGSIVVNGFDVQKQALEAKTSVGYIPDQPFLYDKLTGREFLYYIGGLFNMPKNLIRDRSKELIDHFEIGDWVDKRTEEYSQGMRQRITITAAFLHDPKTIIIDEPMVGLDPRSARIVKDSLKQKSQQGVTIFMSTHSLEMVEELCDRIGIIKGGKLIFIDSRENLHQHKSKYDGKLESVFLELTK is encoded by the coding sequence ATGATAGTATTAGAAAAGCTCACGAAGAGATTTGGTTCGTTTGCCGCGGTGGACGACCTTTCGCTCGTTGTCCCTCAGGGTGAATTTTTTGGCTTCCTTGGCCCGAACGGCGCGGGGAAAACGACCACGATAAAAATGATGACCGGCTTGTTCACGCCGACGAGAGGGTCGATCGTCGTTAACGGGTTCGACGTCCAAAAACAGGCGTTGGAGGCAAAGACGTCGGTCGGATATATTCCGGACCAGCCCTTTTTGTACGATAAGCTGACGGGCCGGGAATTTTTGTACTACATCGGCGGCTTGTTCAACATGCCGAAGAACCTTATTCGGGATCGTTCGAAGGAACTCATCGATCATTTTGAGATCGGCGATTGGGTCGACAAGCGGACGGAGGAATATTCGCAGGGCATGCGCCAGCGCATCACCATCACCGCGGCGTTTCTTCATGATCCGAAAACGATCATTATTGACGAACCGATGGTGGGACTCGATCCTCGGAGCGCCCGCATCGTGAAGGATTCCCTCAAGCAAAAATCACAGCAGGGGGTCACGATCTTCATGTCCACGCACAGCCTTGAAATGGTCGAGGAATTGTGCGACCGCATCGGCATCATCAAAGGGGGAAAGCTTATTTTCATCGATTCGAGAGAGAATCTCCATCAACACAAATCGAAGTACGACGGAAAGCTGGAATCGGTTTTCCTGGAGCTGACGAAGTGA
- the smpB gene encoding SsrA-binding protein SmpB, with translation MHEEQKAVEERIAINNRKARHDYEVLDSFEAGIVLRGSEVKSLRLGNANLQDSYAYMNNAEVWLSGMHISPYEQANILNHDPLRERKLLLHKKEIRKLIGKTTEKGLTLIPLKVYFKNGRAKVEVGICRGRRSYDKRAAIAKRETEREMRRQFSRKDY, from the coding sequence GTGCATGAAGAACAAAAAGCGGTCGAAGAACGAATTGCCATCAACAACAGAAAAGCCCGGCATGACTATGAAGTGCTGGATTCTTTTGAGGCCGGTATCGTTCTTCGGGGCTCTGAAGTGAAATCTCTCCGTTTAGGAAATGCCAACCTGCAGGATAGTTATGCGTACATGAACAACGCAGAAGTGTGGCTGTCGGGAATGCACATCAGCCCCTACGAGCAGGCGAACATTCTGAATCACGACCCGTTGCGGGAGCGGAAGCTGCTTCTTCACAAAAAAGAAATCAGAAAATTAATTGGCAAAACAACCGAAAAAGGTTTAACTTTAATCCCGCTGAAGGTCTATTTCAAGAATGGCCGCGCAAAGGTCGAGGTCGGTATTTGCCGCGGCAGACGGAGCTACGACAAACGGGCGGCAATTGCCAAACGTGAAACCGAGCGTGAGATGCGAAGGCAATTTTCCAGAAAAGACTATTAG
- a CDS encoding FAD-dependent oxidoreductase codes for MPPAVDTEKHDVVIVGGGPAGVCAAIAAAREGAETVVVERLEFLGGMATAAMFQPWRGFHSFGKQLVTGIGDQLQKRLQAEGGSPGHLLDPTGISFTATPFDWQMLKSVLESAVNEEHVTAMFRSQFFSVKKNGKKIESLQIRRSGREIALSAGVFVDATGTGSVAKKAGVRTVDRDTHASYRFSMENVDEEEVLRYARKNPHEFSANSSINGGQFFSLKGFTALTRKWLEEAPGLRRSDSIIIDGTVQRGQVVVSMIELQNVDPEDPDSIARAEMRCRQLTPKAARFMTDSCPGFSGARIKEGASQVGIHASRQICGMVVLSDSDVVSGRVFEDAVATCAMPGNPASTYQVSRRSMIPSEIENLIVTGRAIFPPTALFATNAQPASMQVGEAAGKMAAEMSGQSLNKQ; via the coding sequence ATGCCGCCCGCCGTTGATACAGAGAAGCACGACGTTGTCATTGTAGGCGGCGGGCCGGCCGGAGTCTGTGCGGCAATAGCGGCGGCACGCGAAGGAGCGGAAACTGTTGTAGTGGAGCGGCTCGAGTTTCTTGGCGGGATGGCGACCGCTGCCATGTTTCAGCCATGGCGCGGATTTCATTCGTTCGGTAAACAATTGGTTACCGGCATAGGCGACCAGCTTCAGAAGCGTCTTCAGGCAGAGGGGGGAAGCCCGGGACATCTGCTTGACCCGACCGGAATCAGTTTTACGGCCACTCCGTTCGATTGGCAGATGCTTAAGTCGGTCCTGGAGTCAGCGGTGAACGAGGAACATGTCACGGCGATGTTCCGCTCTCAGTTCTTCTCCGTCAAAAAGAATGGAAAAAAGATCGAGTCTCTCCAGATTCGCCGAAGCGGAAGGGAGATCGCTTTAAGCGCTGGCGTTTTTGTTGACGCAACAGGCACCGGCTCTGTTGCAAAGAAAGCGGGAGTCCGTACCGTCGACCGCGATACCCACGCGTCATACCGCTTTTCAATGGAGAACGTTGACGAGGAGGAGGTGCTCCGATACGCGCGGAAAAATCCTCACGAATTTTCGGCGAATTCATCGATCAACGGCGGACAATTTTTTTCGCTTAAAGGCTTCACGGCATTGACGAGAAAGTGGCTGGAAGAGGCGCCGGGATTGAGGCGGTCGGATTCAATCATTATCGATGGAACGGTTCAGAGAGGTCAGGTTGTTGTTTCAATGATCGAGCTGCAAAATGTCGATCCAGAGGATCCTGATAGCATCGCCCGGGCAGAGATGAGATGCCGGCAGCTTACTCCAAAAGCAGCTCGTTTTATGACAGACTCGTGCCCCGGTTTTTCAGGGGCAAGAATTAAAGAGGGAGCGTCTCAGGTCGGAATTCATGCTTCCCGTCAGATTTGCGGCATGGTGGTGCTGTCAGATTCTGATGTCGTATCGGGAAGAGTATTTGAGGATGCCGTTGCGACCTGCGCCATGCCGGGAAACCCCGCGAGCACTTATCAGGTATCGCGGCGGTCGATGATTCCCTCCGAGATTGAGAACCTGATCGTTACCGGAAGGGCGATCTTTCCGCCGACGGCGTTGTTCGCAACAAACGCCCAGCCGGCGAGTATGCAGGTAGGAGAGGCAGCAGGAAAAATGGCGGCCGAAATGAGCGGTCAATCTTTGAACAAACAATAA
- the guaA gene encoding glutamine-hydrolyzing GMP synthase — protein MSQPEAVLILDFGAQYSQLIARRVRELHVYCEIHPFNIPLEKIKAFNPKGIILSGGPASVYAPDAPISDEGIFELGIPVFGICYGLQLMAFQLGGEVDKAGKREFGRAKLLVDSDSGIFSGVSRATDVWMSHGDSLTKLPAGFEPIAHSQNAPICAIRNERKKIYGVQFHPEVVHTSEGKKILGNFLYNVCGCKGDWNAGSFIERSVAEIRNKVGSGKVLCALSGGVDSSVAALLLHKAIGDQLFCVHIDNGVMRRDESAQVVKTFRDGFHIALDFVDGSGIFLERLRGVVDPEKKRKIIGNTFIDIFEKEAKKVEGASFLAQGTLYPDVIESTSFKGPSATIKTHHNVGGLPEKMHLKLIEPFRELFKDEVREVGRTLGLPEQMIGRHPFPGPGLAIRVLGEVTRERLEILRSADVIFIEELHKNNLYNDIWQAFAVLLPVQSVGVMGDERTYENTVALRAVTSIDGMTADWAHLPYDVLSAVSNRIINEVRGVNRVVYDVSSKPPSTIEWE, from the coding sequence ATGTCTCAACCTGAAGCTGTTCTTATTCTCGATTTCGGCGCCCAGTATTCGCAGCTCATCGCCCGTCGGGTGCGCGAACTTCACGTCTACTGCGAGATCCATCCGTTCAACATCCCCCTTGAGAAGATAAAAGCGTTCAATCCTAAGGGGATCATCTTATCCGGGGGACCGGCAAGCGTCTATGCTCCAGACGCGCCGATCTCGGATGAAGGAATTTTTGAACTTGGAATTCCCGTCTTTGGAATTTGCTACGGCCTTCAATTGATGGCGTTCCAGCTGGGCGGCGAGGTTGATAAAGCGGGAAAACGCGAATTCGGCAGAGCGAAATTGCTCGTCGATTCGGACAGCGGGATATTTTCCGGCGTGAGCAGGGCGACGGACGTATGGATGAGCCACGGCGATTCGTTGACGAAGCTTCCCGCCGGTTTTGAGCCGATCGCGCATTCGCAAAACGCGCCGATCTGTGCCATCCGGAACGAACGGAAAAAGATCTACGGCGTGCAATTTCACCCGGAAGTGGTCCATACCAGCGAGGGGAAGAAGATCCTCGGGAATTTTCTCTACAACGTGTGCGGGTGTAAAGGAGATTGGAATGCCGGTTCGTTTATCGAGCGTTCAGTTGCGGAGATCAGGAACAAGGTCGGCAGCGGCAAGGTCCTTTGCGCCCTCAGCGGCGGTGTTGATTCATCCGTGGCCGCCCTTCTTTTACACAAAGCCATCGGCGACCAATTGTTCTGCGTCCATATCGACAACGGCGTCATGCGCCGCGATGAAAGCGCACAAGTGGTCAAAACATTCCGCGACGGGTTCCATATCGCTCTCGACTTTGTCGACGGTTCCGGCATTTTCCTCGAACGGCTCCGCGGCGTTGTCGATCCCGAAAAAAAACGCAAGATTATCGGGAATACCTTCATCGATATTTTCGAGAAGGAGGCGAAAAAGGTCGAAGGCGCTTCTTTTCTTGCCCAGGGAACGTTGTATCCCGATGTCATCGAATCGACATCGTTCAAGGGACCGTCCGCAACGATCAAAACGCACCACAACGTCGGCGGGCTCCCTGAGAAGATGCATTTGAAACTGATCGAACCGTTCCGGGAATTATTTAAGGATGAAGTCCGCGAGGTCGGACGGACGCTCGGCCTTCCGGAGCAAATGATCGGCCGCCACCCGTTTCCCGGCCCGGGACTCGCGATTCGGGTGCTCGGCGAGGTGACGCGCGAGCGCCTCGAAATTCTCCGCAGCGCCGACGTTATTTTTATCGAGGAACTTCACAAGAATAATTTATATAATGACATCTGGCAGGCATTCGCCGTCCTTCTTCCCGTGCAGTCGGTCGGCGTTATGGGGGATGAACGGACATACGAAAATACCGTCGCTCTTCGCGCGGTGACAAGCATCGACGGGATGACCGCCGACTGGGCTCACCTCCCCTACGATGTGCTTTCGGCCGTTTCGAATCGGATCATCAATGAAGTACGGGGAGTCAACCGCGTTGTGTACGATGTCAGCTCTAAGCCGCCGTCGACGATCGAGTGGGAGTAG
- the tyrS gene encoding tyrosine--tRNA ligase: MDVIKRGVSEIIPEDELVRKIEHSIRQNKPLNIKLGCDPSRPDLHLGHSVVLRKLRQFQDLGHQAILIVGDFTGMIGDPSGRSKTRPSLSIEETRKNGQSYFDQATKILSASKVKMVYNSEWLAPMNFADVIRLGSKYTVARMLERDDFTLRYKAGEPISVHEFLYPLAQAMDSVAIDSDVELGGTDQKFNLLVGRDIQREFGKEPQVILTMPILAGTDGVEKMSKSLDNYIGIGDSPNEMYGKTLSIPDSLIYDYFLLATNMPSGDLEIIRKELESKSVNPRDIKRRLARTIVALYYDEARGDAAEQEFDKVFIKKDVPDEIKEFQYPMASGRVGVLQLLADTKLAASKGEARRLVEQGGVSVDGVKISDINAHVTLVKPVILKVGPRRFLKIIPSAPHQ, encoded by the coding sequence ATGGATGTCATCAAGCGAGGCGTTTCGGAGATTATTCCGGAAGATGAACTCGTCCGCAAGATCGAGCACTCCATCCGCCAGAACAAACCGCTCAATATCAAGCTCGGCTGCGACCCAAGCCGGCCCGATCTCCATTTAGGACATTCGGTCGTCTTGCGCAAGCTGCGGCAGTTCCAAGATTTGGGCCATCAGGCTATTTTGATCGTCGGCGATTTTACCGGAATGATCGGCGACCCTTCGGGGAGAAGCAAGACGCGGCCGTCGCTCTCGATCGAGGAGACCCGGAAGAACGGACAATCGTATTTCGACCAGGCAACAAAGATCCTTTCAGCGAGCAAAGTGAAGATGGTCTACAACTCCGAATGGCTGGCGCCGATGAATTTTGCGGACGTCATTCGACTCGGGAGCAAGTACACCGTCGCCCGAATGCTCGAGCGCGACGATTTCACGCTCAGGTATAAAGCCGGCGAGCCGATCTCCGTCCACGAGTTTCTCTACCCGCTCGCACAGGCGATGGATTCCGTTGCCATCGATTCCGACGTGGAACTCGGCGGAACGGACCAAAAATTCAACTTGCTCGTCGGCCGGGACATCCAGCGCGAATTCGGAAAAGAGCCGCAGGTGATATTGACGATGCCGATCCTGGCCGGAACGGACGGGGTCGAGAAGATGAGCAAATCGCTCGACAACTACATCGGCATCGGCGACTCACCGAACGAGATGTACGGAAAAACGCTTTCCATCCCCGATTCGCTTATTTACGATTACTTCCTCCTTGCCACAAACATGCCGTCCGGCGATCTGGAAATCATCAGGAAAGAACTGGAGAGCAAATCGGTCAATCCCCGCGATATTAAACGGCGGTTGGCACGGACGATCGTTGCGCTCTATTATGATGAAGCGAGGGGGGACGCGGCCGAGCAGGAATTTGACAAGGTCTTCATCAAAAAAGATGTCCCCGATGAGATCAAGGAATTTCAGTATCCCATGGCCTCCGGCAGGGTCGGCGTTTTGCAACTGCTGGCGGATACAAAATTGGCGGCATCCAAAGGCGAGGCACGAAGACTCGTCGAACAAGGGGGAGTGTCCGTCGATGGAGTCAAAATTTCGGATATCAACGCGCACGTAACGCTCGTCAAACCGGTGATCCTCAAAGTTGGACCGCGAAGATTTTTGAAAATTATTCCGTCGGCTCCCCACCAATGA
- a CDS encoding phosphatase PAP2 family protein, with product MLIGQSSPSNFDVRLFREINNAQSQLKTSVISVTDNSVYPILVAAPLSLAGYGLAAKKDEAFDSGVLLGTSEILAYSFGYVLKEVIRRERPYEALTDVHTNHMESADPYSFPSGHSTGAFALATLLTLRYPKPEVYVPAFLWAGTVAFGRIYFGLHYPSDVLAGGLIGAGSAYIVYKYQGKILPIVNRMVGRKESDDVSAIVVPNNGGALMNIMVRF from the coding sequence TTGTTAATTGGTCAAAGTTCCCCGTCCAACTTCGATGTTCGGCTCTTTCGGGAGATCAACAACGCGCAGAGCCAGCTAAAAACATCCGTCATTAGCGTAACCGACAATTCCGTTTATCCCATCCTCGTTGCTGCACCCCTTTCTTTGGCGGGCTACGGTCTGGCCGCAAAAAAGGATGAAGCGTTCGATTCCGGGGTCTTGCTCGGTACGTCCGAAATTTTGGCGTATTCGTTTGGATATGTTCTAAAGGAGGTCATAAGAAGGGAACGGCCGTACGAGGCGTTGACCGACGTTCATACGAATCACATGGAAAGTGCCGATCCCTATTCGTTCCCTTCGGGACATTCTACCGGCGCGTTTGCTCTTGCCACTCTGCTCACGCTTCGGTATCCGAAGCCTGAAGTGTATGTTCCTGCTTTTTTGTGGGCCGGGACTGTGGCGTTTGGAAGGATCTATTTTGGGCTCCATTATCCGTCCGATGTTCTTGCAGGTGGCTTGATCGGGGCCGGGAGCGCGTACATCGTCTATAAGTATCAGGGTAAGATCCTGCCGATCGTCAACAGGATGGTCGGCAGGAAGGAATCGGATGATGTCTCGGCGATCGTTGTTCCGAATAACGGGGGGGCGTTGATGAATATTATGGTGAGATTCTAG
- a CDS encoding zinc ribbon domain-containing protein has product MPFCPNCKTEYVSGTTHCADCDVELVDRVPDDVPVEYEECANCSESVDAESDFCVHCGVLFSGNDLYCERHPQSNAVAVCVICRRLMCDECAKKKGVKRFCEEHRNVEVSEDWAVAFQSVDYYEANIVRGKLESAGITVNPRNNTSIGFIADGFLEGPIGRSILKYPVKVFVPLDQYLEAVEIVSDELPPISS; this is encoded by the coding sequence TTGCCGTTTTGTCCGAATTGCAAAACCGAATATGTCTCCGGTACAACTCATTGTGCCGACTGCGACGTTGAGCTTGTCGACCGTGTGCCGGACGACGTCCCGGTCGAGTACGAGGAATGTGCGAACTGTTCTGAATCGGTCGACGCGGAAAGCGATTTTTGCGTCCACTGCGGAGTGTTATTCTCAGGCAATGACCTTTATTGCGAGCGGCACCCCCAGTCGAATGCAGTCGCTGTCTGCGTTATTTGCCGCCGATTGATGTGCGATGAGTGTGCCAAAAAAAAGGGGGTGAAGAGATTTTGTGAAGAGCACCGAAACGTTGAAGTTTCGGAAGATTGGGCAGTGGCATTCCAGTCGGTCGATTATTACGAAGCCAACATCGTGCGTGGGAAGCTGGAAAGCGCCGGCATCACCGTAAACCCGCGCAACAATACAAGCATCGGATTCATCGCCGACGGCTTCCTCGAGGGGCCGATCGGCCGTTCCATCCTCAAGTACCCGGTAAAGGTCTTTGTCCCTCTCGATCAATATTTGGAAGCCGTCGAAATTGTCAGCGACGAGCTTCCGCCGATAAGTTCATGA